A stretch of the Verrucomicrobiota bacterium genome encodes the following:
- a CDS encoding DUF3568 family protein gives MKLRHSLPPAALVAVLAAVLLHTGCIATVDGHTKAAVPFRKDKLVSLYEFPLQRVLDAARQALKDNGVIHSENVVNHSFFAKCNERAVWVSVTDVKPTQVQVITQVRTRWGGTDIDLAAEIDKQIALNLQTGLIPKPSSVPNP, from the coding sequence ATGAAATTGAGACACTCTCTTCCGCCTGCCGCGCTCGTAGCCGTCCTCGCCGCGGTGCTCCTGCACACTGGTTGCATCGCGACGGTAGACGGACACACGAAAGCGGCCGTGCCCTTCCGCAAGGACAAGCTGGTGAGCCTTTACGAGTTCCCGTTGCAACGTGTCTTAGATGCCGCGCGACAGGCGCTCAAGGACAACGGTGTGATCCACTCAGAGAATGTCGTCAACCACTCCTTTTTCGCGAAGTGCAACGAGCGGGCCGTGTGGGTCAGCGTCACGGATGTCAAGCCGACGCAGGTGCAGGTCATCACCCAAGTCCGCACCCGCTGGGGCGGCACCGATATCGACCTCGCGGCAGAGATTGACAAGCAGATCGCACTGAACCTTCAAACCGGGCTCATCCCGAAGCCGTCGTCGGTTCCAAATCCGTAG